One genomic region from Candidatus Schekmanbacteria bacterium encodes:
- a CDS encoding DUF4372 domain-containing protein, whose product MSKFSNIFSQILQLFSKVEFYRYVDETGSEKGAKGFSCWKQFVG is encoded by the coding sequence ATGAGTAAATTTAGCAATATTTTTAGTCAGATTCTACAATTATTTTCAAAGGTTGAGTTTTATAGGTATGTTGATGAGACAGGGTCAGAGAAGGGGGCAAAAGGGTTTAGTTGCTGGAAGCAGTTTGTTGGGA